From the Daucus carota subsp. sativus chromosome 8, DH1 v3.0, whole genome shotgun sequence genome, one window contains:
- the LOC108197654 gene encoding thermospermine synthase ACAULIS5, protein MGDISYSNNSGISNGNGCTNGNGHANGMLVQRKSCWYEEEIEENLRWCFALNSILHTGASQYQDIQLLDTKPFGKALVIDGKLQSAEIDEFIYHESLVHPALLHHQNPTNVFIMGGGEGSTARELLRHNTIEKVVMCDIDQEVVDFCKSYLVVNRVAFCDPRLELIINDARAELERREESYDVIIGDLADPIEGGPCYQLYTKTFYELTVKPRLNKGGIFVTQAGPAGVFSHAEVFSCIYNTLRQVFKYVVPYSAHIPSYADIWGWVMASDTPFVLGADDLDLRMKLRIKGENRYLDGKTFTSASTLSKAVRKSLDNETHVYTEGTARFIYGHGHNSATKHN, encoded by the exons ATGGGTGACATATCATACTCTAACAACAGTGGTATTAGCAATGGGAATGGGTGCACTAATGGAAATGGCCATGCAAATGGGATGCTGGTTCAGAGGAAGAGTTGTTGGTACGAAGAAGAGATCGAAGAGAATCTCAGATGGTGCTTTGCTCTCAACAG TATATTGCATACTGGAGCATCTCAATACCAGGATATTCAACTCCTGGACACAAAACCATTCGGAAAG GCTCTGGTCATTGATGGGAAGCTTCAAAGTGCAGAGATTGATGAATTTATTTACCATGAATCTCTTGTCCATCCTGCACTTCTTCATCACCAAAA TCCTACGAACGTATTCATCATGGGAGGAGGCGAGGGCTCGACTGCAAGGGAACTACTTCGGCACAATACTATAGAGAAGGTGGTCATGTGTGACATTGATCAG GAGGTGGTTGATTTTTGCAAATCTTACTTGGTTGTTAATAGAGTTGCTTTTTGTGATCCCAGACTTGAGCTCATTATCAATGATGCAAG GGCTGAGCTTGAGAGAAGAGAAGAAAGTTATGATGTGATCATAGGGGATCTGGCAGACCCGATTGAAGGAGGGCCGTGTTACCAGCTCTACACCAAAACATTCTATGAACTTACTGTTAAGCCCAGGCTTAACAAGGGTGGCATTTTTGTCACTCAG GCAGGACCAGCTGGAGTTTTCAGCCATGCCGAGGTTTTCTCTTGCATTTACAACACTTTAAGACAGGTTTTCAAGT ATGTTGTACCTTATTCCGCTCATATTCCCTCCTATGCTGATATCTGGGGATGGGTCATG GCATCAGATACACCATTTGTGCTGGGAGCTGATGATCTGGACCTGAGGATGAAACTTAGAATTAAAGGAGAAAATAGATATCTTGATGGAAAAACATTCACGTCTGCCTCAACCTTGAGCAAAGCTGTTAGGAAATC ATTGGACAATGAGACTCATGTTTACACCGAAGGAACAGCAAGGTTCATATACGGGCATGGCCATAATTCTGCAACTAAGCATAACTAA